The proteins below are encoded in one region of Colletotrichum lupini chromosome 5, complete sequence:
- a CDS encoding FAD binding domain-containing protein encodes MTEAFIHDVLIIGAGPCGLAVASRLCEHSPSALFTDEEHQRYHWIRKYGRRMPLKNRRNGNIIEKRTPERSQRYSTLVLNATGDEWMNRWNRLFKTFDITHLRSPMFFHVDPSDRDALLARAHERNQENELQELRACVGKEISKHLRKARLKSRNPKQHAVVEVDERDRKDYFTPPTNLFANHCECIVDRYGLREGLIQNEEVEDIQYRTVKQVSPDANLFAVHTNKATHYARTVVLAVGPANAPTIPPVLGLNSEPGCAAPPQVCHSMQIQKFPDPVVQAKISAKKTTNVLVVGGGLTSAQLSDLAIRRGVTKVWHLMRGPCKVKPFDIDLAWMGKFRNVEQAYFWSADSDEERLQQIQSARGGGSITPPYQKRLKQHIAKGSLRLLTNTKLSEAHFDEEKKVWNVKTEPPAADGDLPGMDFIYFATGVQTDYASLPYLQTMLREHPIHGHGGLPCIDDDLKWSKDVPLFLSGRLAALRLGPGAANLAGARAGAERIAWAIEDILPDRTGDVPGESDMSDEKMRFVTGRGNRFDSLITAGDGDW; translated from the exons ATGACAGAAGCATTCATCCACGACGTTCTCATCATCGGCGCCGGCCCCTGCGGCCTAGCCGTTGCCTCCCGCCTATGTGAACACTCTCCCTCAGCCCTCTTCACAGACGAAGAACACCAGCGGTATCACTGGATCCGCAAGTACGGCCGCCGCATGCCCCTGAAGAACAGACGAAACGGCAACATCATTGAGAAGAGAACACCGGAACGCAGCCAGCGGTACTCGACGCTGGTCTTGAACGCCACGGGCGACGAGTGGATGAACCGCTGGAACCGTCTCTTCAAGACGTTCGACATCACTCACCTCCGGAGCCCCATGTTCTTCCACGTTGACCCGAGTGATCGCGACGCCCTGCTCGCCAGAGCCCACGAGAGGAACCAGGAAAATGAGTTACAGGAGCTTCGGGCGTGCGTCGGAAAAGAGATTAGCAAGCATTTGCGCAAGGCGAGGCTCAAGTCACGAAACCCAAA ACAACACGCCGTCGTTGAAGTCGACGAACGAGACCGCAAAGATTACTTCACGCCTCCCACAAACCTCTTCGCCAACCACTGCGAATGCATCGTCGACCGCTACGGCCTCCGCGAAGGCCTCATCCAAAACGAAGAGGTGGAGGATATCCAATACCGCACCGTCAAGCAAGTCTCCCCAGACGCAAACCTCTTTGCCGTTCACACAAACAAGGCAACGCACTACGCGAGAACAGTCGTCCTGGCCGTCGGCCCAGCCAACGCGCCCACGATCCCTCCCGTCCTAGGCCTCAACAGTGAACCGGGTTGCGCGGCGCCGCCTCAGGTCTGCCACAGCATGCAGATCCAAAAGTTCCCCGACCCGGTCGTGCAGGCCAAGATCTCCGCAAAGAAGACGACAAACGTCCTTGTCGTGGGCGGCGGGTTGACGTCGGCGCAGTTGTCTGACCTGGCTATCCGGCGCGGCGTGACTAAAGTCTGGCACCTCATGCGCGGCCCTTGCAAAGTGAAGCCGTTTGATATCGACCTCGCGTGGATGGGCAAATTCCGCAACGTGGAGCAGGCGTACTTCTGGTCCGCGGACTCGGATGAAGAGAGGCTGCAGCAGATTCAGAGCGCCCGAGGCGGAGGCAGCATCACGCCGCCATACCAGAAGCGGTTGAAGCAGCATATCGCAAAGGGCAGCTTGCGTCTCTTGACGAACACCAAACTATCCGAGGCTCATTTTgacgaggagaagaaggtgtGGAACGTCAAGACGGAGCCGCCGGCTGCTGATGGTGACCTGCCGGGTATGGACTTCATTTACTTTGCTACGGGCGTGCAGACGGATTATGCGAGCTTGCCGTACTTGCAGACGATGCTACGTGAGCATCCCATCCACGGCCACGGAGGCTTGCCGTGCATCGACGACGACCTGAAATGGTCAAAAGACGTGCCGCTGTTTTTGTCGGGAAGACTTGCCGCGCTACGTCTGGGACCCGGCGCGGCTAATCTCGCGGGCGCCCGGGCAGGTGCTGAGAGGATTGCGTGGGCTATCGAGGATATTCTTCCGGATCGGACTGGTGATGTACCGGGGGAGTCTGACATGAGTGATGAGAAGATGAGGTTCGTGACGGGTAGGGGGAACAGATTTGATAGCTTGATTACAGCGGGAGATGGTGATTGGTAG
- a CDS encoding 60S ribosomal protein L44 encodes MELRLNIASATPVFDIFSKTTEFHFPPPAPTISSSRHSGKRNRQTAAKMAGFDFRKRRIADLADRCVAADLRSTKTIGNGGDDARISTRKSNDSRHHDSVRRRGLNIPKTRMTYCKGKECRKHTQHKVTQYKAGKASLFAQGKRRYDRKQSGYGGQTKPVFHKKAKTTKKVVLRLECIKCKTKLQLALKRCKHFELGGDKKTKGWNNGGEEGYHNSSSFPPLLIPHLLSRA; translated from the exons ATGGAATTGAGGCTGAACATCGCCTCAGCCACACCCGTCTT CGACATTTTCAGCAAAACGACTGAATTTCACTTCCCCCCGCCGGCCCCGACAATTTCATCGTCACGACACTCCGGCAAGCGAAATCGACAAACAGCCGCCAAGATGG CCGGATTTGATTTCAGAAAGAGAAGGATTGCCGACCTCGCCGACCGTTGCGTTGCCGCCGATTTGCGATCGACAAAGACGATTGGGAACGGGGGGGATGATGCACGAATATCGACACGAAAATCAAACGACAGCCGACACCACGATAGCGTTCGACGGAGAGGAT TGAACATTCCCAAGACGCGTATGACCTACTGCAAGGGCAAGGAGTGCCGCAAGCACACCCAGCACAAGGTCACCCAGTACAAGGCCGGCAAG GCCTCGCTGTTCGCGCAGGGAAAGAGACGTTACGACCGAAAGCAGTCCGGTTACGGTGGTCAGACCAAGCCTGTCTTCCACAAGAAGGCTAAGACCACCAAGAAGGTTGTCCTGCGGTTGGAGTGCATCAAGTGCAAGACCAAGCTCCAGCTCGCCCTGAAGCGCTGCAAGCACTTCGAGTTGGG TGGTGACAAGAAGACCAAGG GCTGGAACAATGGCGGCGAAGAGGGTTACCA CAATTCATCCAGCTTCCCTCCCCTCCTCATCCCTCACCTGCTTTCGCGCGCTTAG
- a CDS encoding SNF2 super family protein, giving the protein MDFPFGQDEQGNPLPDPDPANILGPNPDEGWPKDEHPQQGNRQVVGGFLEDLPDLDDLDAHLRDPGSSALSIDFHTSFEGILPPLASPNGSADQGLGPTVLPETEQAKNNSNDLAYGPGNGHAAMEQFYTDDEGRLWFLNSQDYDSNGQLIATYRYIDDNGDQWTRQQIVPLVPSEQTFGQDNDRHDDPMVQQNQDLMHSQGFNQGSPSYVPVGPPVEDYYGGQHGGSTSQGLYGSLAPKASRLTAESPSGSAYRSVYSPRVGSHTHVISGRAASAPGLNFTTHSPSGSQSTSANSEPGANSTPQPTMDQAVPVLVMDERSVNRPRDAFPIIFDKALKLGLKKLLDAGGVSFRIATMCSGTDGPILALREFVEAATACGYPGLLQYNHVFSVEIEPFKQAFIRRNAAPSGPIFRNVVDVGMPGATQAMTASGAMADIPLGIDILIAGSSCVDFSSLNYAKNDKKKKSGLNKLFERFKGVGISAIQQDDPMASQVVDGLQQIFESIKDEKGESTKTFLSILMYTHAHRPKIVILENVTRAPWDQFRDFWLPSIGYVAAYAQVDSKNFLVPQTRQRKYLLGVDARYYGNKAEEIVNTWVKLMDITQWFKNPPDLQKFLLPPSDPRVLQTRFQLERTLLSKPKRDVEAVHCAADHRLARRKEELGTSNPYTRMDDRGNVQPREDTWQGVISVYTWRMQDLLDIEYLRAQKKGYDFTHKMFILDVGQNVDRQSGRLGVIPCVLPSADLFISYDGRPLLGLECLAVQGIPVDRISLSVEAENQLKDLAGNAMTTTVAGAAILCALIAEFRFKTKASNRHLQGLAQATPLLPSSVVHQTSTDEAGPSSLLDSFLTLDPSSLGRKTHTSSSRKGKEIDRSFSASQTTPNKMAWQEIVSSGWDGNRSVEFFCTLCLNGCRKCRCDAFRKHQHTGVYLRCKDCNETRCQSCAGNPDHNFDRANPIDDEVSIGRSLAQELAIAALPAHLYIDWAGTDTAYSVDILHELDKQIFSDHLEALHRAIQTCAGGVHYYQTDLKFRDDLTVIYESEKSIIVVVITGKDVTWSMHLRPVYIEFGRPSIRNDTSASEVAIQLTALGYDLRQPLLKAKLFVQCKINVDLVQERANDGRMNGFTQKLIEVNGLAPYLVNEITNVINGDYHFTDKCATPLGLLFTKHDPLSPVYMMLQTNCNGAAGTDRWVLTKNPRKLEPDQVRDIICVFPKGFKHQEEQPPGSIVSAVLPGVYTSLPSALGITVHERDPALHVGLKDLQEQAIMNIDCQSSIPSIMIKMDKTDMHFPVKSLLTQLTPPSGTNSMAASSDIWFTIAQHDIKDALALASSAINKLPASVCAGLLTVSDIVLDSGDACYKCSPTAPKALHHWDADGSVVRIENEAAATQAEQAMLRRPAPLEIQARLELSEADEYNVLSMRILLNPASLAHRAHGYFPVDKDIMSPMVRSTRGSGNFRVETSYHEPSLKGLPPFKDSMVAVQADSYPPQGVFRTPRFLQNGMMLRQDQVEACQWMLHREQDEPFTEREFEERDLPSVNVRLSAVAELENYARGGVLAHDIGYGKTIVTLGLVDHTTTRSHAEFSILERSKWLGTTAFIHIKATLVIVPPHIVSQWAKEAKRFVRQLRVLVLTKTTDISRESMEAADIIIVSSTLMSSEKNIDKLAAIAQMPSIRQKRSNRDSQDWHYEVVETIKHAAYDHSNPDNPNNAHVVARIQGRRTISNDWVRKAAADIVGASDRKTQQTAKATPKKKKGKAAKPKTAVTIDVKEAFQNGEVLEMYTYRRVVFDEFSYENTSVATFFQNAVASSKWILSGTPPTINLGQICETGALLNVHVARPTPSMPGFFPNATTGPKVSELTDAETFRSYTEPLSAQLAADRHDQGQQFLLHYLRKNKMEIPGVEITEAACFTPMNTQEALVYNLVQQVLHDAKWDVDGMPCGLDTFLRTILNEEMTQRAGSKAKAAGKSIWSDAVNALVLLSSLSVSSGRKGFEGMGWTEPNAKLTLERLGNQASAAAGDHLSRCTRILVSLFDKMMYLANMVSNDADTGSGKAKKDAYFGHMEEIFDFMRNTNGDSDDSAFINYLHDAIVYRNSIRPDYIPTRENYWDCNLWSEWMGGPGTYNSAHWWLLDSDHDLSDGELDSLQNRWVGSGGDQSDDREALIDLIRQEQDSQDKREEMALAIGLKDTGDMTAQLQKHFDGKATKDDYEFGIQIPAHRPQKGKTIKPRGQAIDETLNSFILVVQSVQAGIKLTTEAWRRCMFLMKLNHVLHGSHSPLSTTCNVCDRVTADSDMFHSIACGHSLCKYCFDAFTEAGGQMCPMQSCKAFSRGSFVPSEIFATPANLQHDLSAVPSAKVSDMENVMFNNVLDDEKVLIFAAYAGIKKEVYDHLIRSDNGFSVYMTDGGDEDSNQIEAFKAHHGKAVLIQSLMSSESAGTNLTEANHLMFAGVLYTDSESYDMYMRQAKGRLIRYGQKRPVFVYHFITPATLEFDIFNKRHGNRIRHFGEEGRIAIPVTEDGEKDPRFPLYFRPYLETASMEKLLRSVEFEEYEK; this is encoded by the exons ATGGATTTCCCCTTTGGCCAAGATGAGCAGGGAAATCCTCTCCCGGATCCCGATCCCGCGAATATTCTTGGCCCCAATCCCGACGAAGGATGGCCTAAGGATGAACATCCACAACAAGGGAACCGCCAGGTTGTCGGTGGTTTTCTCGAAGATCTCCCTGACCTCGATGATCTTGACGCTCACCTTAGGGACCCTGGCTCATCTGCTTTGAGTATCGACTTCCACACGAGTTTCGAGGGGATTTTGCCTCCCCTCGCTTCTCCAAACGGTTCGGCCGACCAGGGCTTGGGCCCGACAGTCCTCCCAGAAACTGAACAGGCCAAGAATAACAGCAATGACCTCGCCTATGGGCCCGGCAATGGCCACGCCGCCATGGAGCAATTTTACACTGATGACGAGGGCCGGTTATGGTTTCTTAACAGCCAAGACTACGACAGTAATGGCCAACTCATCGCGACTTACAGGTACATCGACGATAATGGGGATCAGTGGACGCGCCAACAGATTGTACCCCTGGTACCATCTGAGCAGACCTTCGGCCAGGATAACGATCGCCATGACGACCCTATGGTTCAACAAAACCAGGACTTGATGCACAGTCAAGGCTTCAACCAAGGCTCTCCATCCTATGTTCCAGTCGGACCTCCAGTCGAGGATTACTATGGTGGCCAACATGGTGGCTCCACCTCGCAGGGACTATATGGTAGCCTTGCCCCCAAGGCTTCTCGCTTGACTGCTGAGTCTCCGTCGGGTTCTGCATATCGGTCGGTGTATTCGCCTCGCGTGGGTTCTCATACTCACGTGATTTCGGGTCGCGCTGCTTCTGCACCTGGACTCAATTTTACAACCCATTCACCTTCTGGATCTCAGTCCACTTCAGCGAATTCAGAACCCGGAGCAAATTCCACACCTCAGCCCACCATGGATCAAGCAGTGCCTGTTCTGGTCATGGATGAGCGATCTGTGAACCGCCCGCGCGACGCCTTTCCAATCATCTTCGACAAGGCATTGAAGCTCGGTCTGAAAAAGCTCCTTGATGCCGGCGGCGTGTCGTTCAGGATTGCGACCATGTGCTCCGGCACGGATGGTCCCATCCTGGCTCTACGCGAGTTCGTTGAAGCGGCCACCGCCTGCGGCTATCCGGGACTCCTTCAGTACAATCATGTCTTCAGCGTTGAGATCGAACCGTTCAAGCAAGCCTTCATTCGTCGCAATGCAGCTCCTTCAGGCCCGATCTTTCGCAATGTCGTCGACGTTGGCATGCCCGGAGCTACTCAGGC TATGACGGCTTCCGGAGCCATGGCCGATATCCCTCTGGGAATCGACATTCTCATTGCTGGAAGCTCTTGCGTCGACTTTTCGAGCCTGAACTACGCCAAGAacgacaagaagaagaagtctGGTCTCAACAAGCTTTTCGAGCGATTCAAGGGCGTGGGCATCTCAGCCATTCAACAGGACGACCCGATGGCCAGTCAAGTTGTCGATGGCCTTCAACAAATCTTCGAGAGCATCAAAGATGAGAAGGGAGAGTCAACCAAAACTTTCCTGTCCATTCTCATGTACACCCACGCACATCGGCCCAAAATCGTCATCTTGGAGAACGTTACAAGAGCTCCGTGGGACCAATTCAGGGACTTCTGGCTGCCAAGCATCGGATACGTGGCGGCGTATGCCCAGGTCGACTCCAAGAACTTCTTGGTCCCTCAAACGAGGCAGAGGAAATATCTGCTCGGGGTGGATGCTCGCTACTATGGAAACAAGGCCGAGGAGATCGTCAACACATGGGTCAAACTCATGGACATTACGCAGTGGTTCAAGAATCCGCCTGACCTCCAGAAGTTCTTGCTTCCCCCGTCTGATCCGCGTGTGCTTCAGACTCGATTCCAGTTGGAACGAACGCTGCTCTCGAAGCCGAAGAGGGACGTCGAGGCTGTTCATTGTGCTGCCGATCATAGGTTGGCACGTCGAAAGGAAGAGCTCGGCACGTCGAACCCGTATACTCGGATGGATGACAGAGGCAACGTTCAGCCCCGCGAGGACACCTGGCAGGGCGTCATCTCAGTCTATACTTGGCGAATGCAGGATCTCCTTGACATCGAGTACCTGAGAGCACAGAAGAAGGGGTACGACTTCACCCACAAAATGTTCATTCTTGACGTCGGACAGAACGTGGATCGACAGAGCGGAAGGCTGGGGGTAATTCCGTGTGTTCTTCCCTCAGCTGATCTCTTCATCTCGTACGACGGCCGTCCTCTCCTCGGACTCGAGTGTCTCGCTGTGCAGGGCATTCCCGTTGACCGCATCTCGCTTTCGGTCGAGGCGGAAAACCAGCTCAAGGACCTTGCCGGAAACGCCATGACGACCACCGTGGCCGGTGCAGCTATCCTCTGTGCCCTCATTGCCGAGTTCAGGTTCAAGACGAAGGCAAGCAACAGGCACTTGCAGGGCCTCGCTCAAGCCACCCCGCTGCTGCCTAGCAGCGTCGTTCATCAGACCTCGACTGACGAGGCCGGACCTTCCAGTTTGTTGGATTCTTTCCTTACACTGGACCCCTCCTCTCTTGGACGCAAAACCCACACATCTTCCAGcagaaaaggaaaagaaatcGATCGATCATTTTCTGCCTCGCAAACTACTCCCAACAAGATGGCTTGGCAGGAGATCGTCTCCTCCGGCTGGGACGGCAATAGATCAGTCGAGTTTTTCTGCACTCTCTGCCTCAATGGATGCCGTAAATGTCGCTGCGACGCCTTCCGCAAGCATCAACATACCGGTGTTTATCTGCGATGCAAGGACTGCAATGAGACGCGCTGCCAAAGCTGTGCTGGAAATCCGGACCACAACTTTGATAGGGCTAACCCCATCGACGACGAGGTGTCAATCGGCAGAAGTTTGGCTCAAGAGCTTGCGATTGCTGCTTTGCCAGCTCATCTCTACATCGATTGGGCAGGTACCGATACCGCTTACAGTGTCGATATTCTCCACGAACTCGACAAGCAGATCTTCAGCGATCACCTCGAGGCTTTACATCGCGCAATCCAGACGTGCGCAGGCGGAGTTCATTACTACCAGACGGACCTCAAGTTCAGAGACGACCTGACTGTGATTTACGAATCCGAAAAGTCAATCATCGTCGTTGTCATCACCGGAAAGGACGTTACGTGGAGCATGCATCTGAGACCCGTCTATATCGAATTCGGGCGCCCATCGATTCGGAACGATACCTCAGCCAGCGAAGTGGCAATTCAATTGACTGCTCTAGGTTACGACCTTCGCCAACCTCTCTTGAAAGCA AAGCTGTTTGTCCAATGCAAAATCAACGTGGATCTGGTTCAAGAACGCGCCAACGATGGGAGGATGAACGGTTTCACCCAGAAGCTTATTGAAGTCAACGGCCTTGCACCCTATTTAGTGAACGAAATCACGAATGTCATCAACGGGGACTACCACTTTACAGATAAGTGCGCAACCCCATTGGGGCTCCTCTTCACCAAGCACGATCCTCTCAGCCCCGTCTACATGATGCTCCAGACGAATTGCAACGGAGCTGCCGGAACCGACCGATGGGTCTTGACGAAGAACCCTAGAAAGCTTGAGCCGGATCAAGTGCGAGATATCATCTGCGTTTTCCCCAAAGGGTTCAAGCACCAAGAAGAACAGCCTCCGGGCTCTATAGTGTCGGCCGTGTTGCCTGGCGTATACACGTCTCTGCCGTCCGCCCTGGGTATCACCGTCCACGAGCGTGATCCAGCCCTACATGTTGGCCTCAAAGATTTGCAGGAGCAGGCTATCATGAACATCGACTGTCAATCTTCGATCCCGTCCATCATGATCAAAATGGACAAGACCGACATGCACTTTCCAGTCAAGTCGCTCCTCACTCAGTTGACCCCCCCTTCTGGTACAAACAGCATGGCAGCTTCGTCCGATATCTGGTTCACGATTGCCCAGCACGACATCAAGGATGCATTGGCACTGGCGTCTTCTGCCATCAACAAGTTGCCGGCCTCAGTATGTGCTGGACTTCTTACAGTTAGCGACATCGTGCTGGATTCTGGTGATGCGTGCTACAAATGCTCGCCGACCGCTCCAAAGGCTCTTCATCACTGGGATGCGGATGGCAGCGTTGTACGAATCGAGAACGAGGCAGCGGCGACTCAAGCGGAGCAGGCTATGTTGCGACGACCAGCTCCTCTCGAGATCCAGGCCCGACTGGAGCTGAGTGAAGCTGACGAATACAATGTGCTGAGCATGAGAATTCTGCTAAACCCAGCGTCGCTGGCGCACCGGGCGCATGGTTACTTCCCGGTCGACAAGGACATCATGTCGCCCATGGTTCGCTCAACTCGCGGAAGTGGCAATTTCCGTGTGGAAACGAGCTATCACGAGCCCAGCCTGAAGGGATTGCCCCCCTTCAAGGACAGCATGGTCGCCGTTCAGGCAGATTCCTATCCTCCTCAGGGCGTCTTCCGGACGCCCCGGTTTCTGCAGAATGGAATGATGCTTCGACAAGATCAAGTCGAGGCTTGTCAGTGGATGCTGCACCGCGAACAAGACGAACCGTTCACTGAAAGGGAATTCGAGGAGCGTGATCTTCCATCTGTGAACGTGCGCTTAAGTGCTGTTGCCGAGCTTGAGAATTATGCCCGAGGAGGTGTCCTTGCACACGACATCGGCTACGGCAAGACTATAGTTACACTTGGTCTTGTTGATCATACAACGACTCGATCGCATGCAGAGTTTTCTATTCTAGAGCGTTCCAAGTGGTTGGGAACCACGGCGTTCATTCACATCAAGGCCACTTTGGTCATCGTGCCACCCCATATTGTGTCGCAATGGGCCAaagaagctaagagatttgtTCGTCAGCTCAGAGTCCTGGTGCTCACCAAAACGACTGATATCTCACGGGAGAGCATGGAAGCAGCAGACATCATCATTGTCAGCAGCACTCTGATGTCTTCCGAGAAAAACATTGACAAGCTCGCTGCAATCGCCCAAATGCCATCGATCCGTCAGAAGAGATCGAACCGAGACTCCCAGGACTGGCATTACGAAGTGGTTGAAACCATCAAGCATGCCGCCTATGACCACAGCAACCCTGACAACCCGAACAATGCTCATGTCGTGGCGAGAATCCAAGGCCGCCGCACCATCAGCAATGATTGGGTCCGGAAAGCCGCAGCCGACATAGTGGGAGCTAGCGATCGGAAGACGCAGCAAACCGCCAAGGCGACACCcaaaaagaagaagggcaaggcAGCAAAGCCCAAGACGGCCGTCACCATTGATGTGAAGGAGGCCTTCCAGAATGGCGAGGTACTTGAAATGTACACTTACCGCCGCGTGGTCTTTGATGAGTTCTCGTATGAGAACACATCCGTTGCAACCTTCTTCCAGAACGCTGTCGCGTCCTCGAAATGGATCCTCTCAGGTACACCACCTACCATCAACCTCGGTCAGATCTGCGAGACTGGAGCGTTGCTCAATGTTCATGTTGCGCGACCGACGCCATCAATGCCGGGATTCTTCCCCAATGCCACGACTGGGCCCAAGGTATCCGAACTGACTGACGCCGAAACATTCCGCAGCTACACAGAGCCCTTGTCCGCCCAGCTCGCGGCCGATCGCCATGATCAGGGACAGCAATTCCTTCTTCACTACTTGCGGAAGAACAAGATGGAGATTCCAGGAGTGGAAATAACCGAGGCCGCCTGCTTCACTCCCATGAACACTCAAGAAGCCTTGGTATACAATCTTGTACAACAGGTTCTTCATGATGCAAAGTGGGACGTCGATGGCATGCCCTGTGGTCTTGATACTTTCCTTCGCACCATCTTGAACGAAGAAATGACCCAGAGGGCCGGTTCAAAGGCCAAGGCTGCCGGAAAATCTATCTGGTCAGATGCAGTCAACGCGTTAGTTCTCTTGTCTTCGTTGTCCGTTTCTTCCGGCCGAAAGGGATTCGAGGGCATGGGTTGGACAGAACCTAACGCGAAGCTGACTCTGGAGCGTCTCGGCAACCAAGCGTCTGCTGCAGCTGGTGATCACCTTTCCCGTTGCACCCGGATTCTGGTATCTCTCTTCGACAAAATGATGTACCTGGCGAATATGGTCAGCAACGATGCTGATACAGGCAGTggaaaagctaaaaaagatgCCTACTTTGGTCATATGGAGGAGATTTTCGATTTCATGAGGAACACCAACGGCGACTCTGATGATAGTGCGTTCATCAACTATCTCCATGATGCGATCGTCTACCGAAACTCGATCCGCCCAGATTACATTCCTACTCGAGAGAACTATTGGGACTGCAACTTATGGTCCGAGTGGATGGGTGGCCCTGGAACATACAATTCTGCCCATTGGTGGCTTCTCGACTCGGATCACGACTTGTCCGATGGTGAGTTGGACAGCTTGCAGAACCGGTGGGTCGGCTCTGGTGGTGACCAGAGCGATGACCGAGAGGCTCTCATCGACCTCATTCGCCAAGAGCAGGACAGCCAGGATAAACGCGAGGAAATGGCTTTGGCTATTGGACTGAAGGACACCGGCGACATGACGGCTCAGCTTCAAAAGCATTTCGATGGAAAAGCCACCAAAGACGACTATGAATTCGGCATTCAGATTCCAGCTCACCGACCACAGAAGGGCAAGACGATTAAACCCCGTGGACAGGCCATTGACGAGACTTTGAACAGTTTCATCTTGGTTGTGCAAAGCGTCCAGGCTGGCATCAAGCTCACGACGGAGGCATGGCGGCGCTGCATGTTTCTGATGAAGTTGAACCATGTTCTTCATGGAAGCCATAGCCCGCTGTCCACCACCTGCAACGTCTGTGATCGCGTTACTGCCGATTCTGACATGTTTCATTCTATTGCATGCGGTCACTCGCTTTGCAAGTACTGCTTTGATGCTTTCACTGAGGCTGGTGGTCAAATGTGCCCCATGCAAAGCTGCAAGGCATTCAGTCGTGGATCATTTGTCCCTAGCGAGATATTTGCCACGCCCGCCAACCTGCAGCACGATCTTTCGGCCGTTCCCAGTGCCAAGGTATCCGACATGGAGAACGTCATGTTCAACAATGTCCTTGATGACGAGAAGGTCCTGATCTTTGCTGCGTACGCGGGCATCAAGAAAGAGGTCTACGACCACCTCATTCGCAGCGACAACGGCTTTAGCGTTTACATGACCGACGGAGGCGATGAGGACTCGAATCAGATTGAGGCATTCAAAGCGCACCATGGAAAGGCCGTTCTGATCCAGAGTCTCATGTCTTCGGAGTCCGCTGGCACAAATTTGACCGAGGCGAACCATCTCATGTTTGCTGGAGTTCTGTATACAGACTCGGAAAGCTACGACATGTACATGAGACAGGCCAAGGGACGTCTCATTCGATATGGACAGAAGCGTCCCGTGTTCGTCTATCACTTCATCACCCCGGCTACGCTTGAATTTGATATCTTCAACAAGCGTCATGGTAACCGCATCCGCCACTTCGGTGAGGAAGGACGCATTGCTATCCCGGTCACTGAGGACGGAGAGAAGGACCCGAGATTCCCTCTGTATTTCCGTCCATACTTGGAGACCGCATCGATGGAGAAGCTTCTGCGCTCCGTGGAATTCGAGGAGTACGAGAAGTGA
- a CDS encoding ureidoglycolate hydrolase translates to MPPTTLTTPLTLQIPAEPLTRAAFAPFGDVIENPHPEVRPAASLPATVSASFSAVSANQGTAIKYQNVSSPLDLYPQAPSRAGRPIVSIFSCAARQLEPAPPLAQPPISTLLPYTYAGPSRGGRFRVSVLERHPFTTQTFVPFSASSSVSGAAYLVIVAPTLPTPSAQTDSLPAPATGGKGRGLPDIKGLKAFVASPGQAVTYGAGTWHAPMVALGPQGTAIDFVVTQFASGVGVEDCQEVEFAGAGEDAGIVVQVPERMPVVAKL, encoded by the coding sequence ATGCCGCCAACTACGCTCACAACCCCCCTCACCCTCCAAATCCCCGCGGAACCCCTCACTCGCGCCGCCTTCGCCCCCTTCGGCGACGTGATCGAGAACCCTCATCCGGAAGTCCGCCCCGCCGCCTCCCTCCCCGCCACCGTATCCGCCTCCTTCAGCGCCGTCTCCGCAAACCAAGGCACAGCCATAAAGTACCAAAACGTCTCCTCCCCTCTGGACCTCTACCCGCAAGCTCCCTCCCGCGCCGGCCGCCCCATCGTGAGCATCTTCTCCTGCGCCGCACGGCAGCTCGAGCCCGCGCCCCCCCTGGCGCAACCGCCCATCTCGACGCTGCTGCCGTATACCTACGCCGGTCCCAGCAGGGGCGGCCGCTTCAGGGTGAGCGTGCTGGAACGACACCCTTTCACGACGCAGACGTTTGTCCCCTTTTCCGCTTCTTCGTCCGTGAGCGGCGCGGCGTACCTCGTCATCGTGGCACCTACCCTCCCGACCCCCAGCGCGCAGACGGATTCCCTCCCGGCGCCGGCCACCGGCGGCAAAGGCCGGGGTCTCCCGGACATCAAGGGCCTCAAGGCCTTTGTGGCGTCCCCGGGCCAGGCCGTGACCTACGGTGCGGGAACGTGGCATGCGCCCATGGTTGCGCTGGGACCGCAGGGCACGGCAATTGACTTTGTCGTGACGCAGTTTGCGAGCGGCGTGGGCGTGGAGGATTGTCAGGAGGTAGAGTTTGCGGGCGCGGGCGAGGACGCGGGTATCGTGGTGCAGGTTCCTGAGAGGATGCCTGTTGTTGCGAAGTTGTGA